The nucleotide sequence GTAcgcaaaaaagaaaagaagaaagcaGTTTTACCTTCTTGAACTAAACTTGGACTCAACGTCTATGTATATCACACGACCATCTAAACCTCCATAAGCTTTAGGAAACGAAGCTGATAGAGCAAGCTTCATGCAAAACTGCACAATACAAAGACATAGAACCTTTACCATATGCAAAAACCACACTCAAGTAAAGCTACAGATAACGGAGAAGGAGAAGGCCGGTCCTGAGCAAAGCCTAATGAAACATTCACCTATAACCCTTTACTAGATCGCCTACTGCCCCCAAAATCTCAGGACCGGCCCCTACGTTTGACAATAGCATTGTGAAAGTACCTGTGATTTACCAATACCAGGAGGGCCTACTAACTCAGTAAGAACACCAAAGGGTATGCCACCACACAAGGCTGAGTCCAACCCCTTCAAATGGGTTGGAAGATGCCCCGATAAATGCTCGTTTTCGACCTTTTGCTCCAGCAAAGATCGAGCCTTTACAACCATTATCAAAGGTTCAGATTATAAAAGCTTAGTTCATAAGGAGAAAAGAGCTGCTTTTTACGGATAGACATGGAGGAGAAGCAGCTTCACTGATGAGTCTAACAGCTGATTGTATCTCCTTCATTCCAACGTCTAGAAGCTCCATCAACTCAAACTCCGTCATAGACAATGCATCCTAACAAAAAAAAGCAATTGGGTTTCATCGGATGAAGAAGATATGATTATATAAAGTGTATCGGAAGGTTAAACCTTGGCGGTGATGATGTTTCGCGCGGCGAATATGTTTGAGATTCTCTTGTGAAGGTCCATTTCTCCGATGAGCTTGTTCGCCATCTTCTATCTCCGTCTCCGTCTCCGGCGTCGGAATAAGTTTCGTCAGGTGGAGGAGATTAGAGAAGCCTCTTTACCAAACTAATTTTGGGCCTACAAATAAAAGCCCAGGCCCATTtacaaatatgtaaaatatttgatattataaatgATTCACCGTCGGCGTAATCATCGAGATTATGTTAAAGTGAAGCGATTCACAGTTTATATTCTACAATTTCAAAATAAGTCACTCAATCGCCATACCATAGTCATTAGTCGATCTTATTGTAAAGGTACaaaaattcatccaagaaattaAAGTTCATTAAAacgaaaaatctaaaatctaaagcaagttaaaaaataaaagaggcaTAATCGAAATGGAAGGCTTGAACTCAAATGCATTCGAAATGAATGATACACTCCTATCTTATCTTACACGGTCGAGTCCAACAAATTATTCACGATGTTTTGACATTGGAATAAATGCAACTACTATCAGATCATGCAGACTAGTTTTATGGTTTCaaactataaaaatgaaaaccaaTTCGTTTCTTTCTACTTCACCAAAGTTTGTGATTGAGACCtaaaggaacaaaaaaattaacgAAGCATGCAAGAAAAATGAGAAATCAAGTATAATAGTAGAAAATGACCCAAAACACACACAGAAATTATGTATCATGATTACTGCAATCCTGCAATCATTTATTATTAATCGTAggtacataaaaatataaagtagtTTAAAATTATGGTAAATAATATACAACTAAGTTAAGAATCGCACCTTCCGCggaatgaatattatatttaaaaattattttatgtattttatgttttttacatatgatgaaataatacatatatattgaatgattaaaaaatcagtaacataacatatataattaaattggtacaaacatataaataaatttattaacccaaacaatattttttttctatttgataggatatataattaaatttaaatgatattaacatgtatagtatattttaatattagtgtCTACTATAAGATTCTTTCTATTTGTATGGTTTTttgatcaattttattttttatagcaaaaattttaaattactgataacaaaattttcattgtgggattaatagttttagtattttttatttaaaaaaaaagttgtaaatgtttgttcaaagcttttatcaaaaagaaaattgttcaaactaaattttgaaattaaaattcatgtattttacatggtatatagtttaatttaaaatgatatagatagcttttaatcttaataattattaaatgagactttctacttatatgattttgtaatcatttgtatattgtcataacaaaaattttaagcaaataacaaaatttgaatttgaggcttttaatacttttagtaatttatagtcattttttaaaatttaatatataacatatagagaaattttaattagtcaaaatcattaattgtcatatatattttagcgaTATTAGGAaattccgtaacttttatttagagaaataaaataacattaataatgaatttatgattattttaataaaaaatttatcatatattttgatggaccaacatatttctctagaTATTTTAAGAATTATTCTAATGATGACAAGTGTTTACAaaataatgtttctcaattaatatataagagatttagATATGGTAAATGGAATTATGGTCCACGGTTTCATGTTATTATTAGATATAGCTAGTGTTTAAGGTGGTCGTGTTTGTGGTTAGTCTTTATTTTTATGGCATTCGTCGAAGTTAAATGATGTGGTTTACCATTGATCATGACAAAAGAACTTGATAGGAAACTActtattattagtttataatttcaGTTAATTTGACATTAACATTCTTTTGACTAATAACCGAATAATATCATTACAGAAAcatattaacaatattttagatgcacttttttcttttagatatgCCACTTGAAAGAGATTTTGTATGCTTTACAATGGGGCCATAACAATTAAATAAGGGCGGTGGATGAAATTGGGATATTTATTTGACCAACTTATCTTTATGGATTTTCTGAGTCTTTGAATCTGAATTTCCTGGAATATATGTTACCCTAGTGGTGTTGCTGAATATCGGATCGGATCGCATGATGTATGAAAATGTAATTGCTTGTTGACTTGtctttaaaagaaaatcttGCACATAGTTTAAAACTCGGCATTTGTGTATTTTAGTAACTtgcaattaaatattcaaaaatacaattttaaaactcatttaaaattcaCTGTTATTAAACTTgacatttcataaaataatatgaaagttactattattgaaaatatttattttgtagagttttaaagtttttaaatggTTTTTAGAATGTTTGTATAGTGtattttagttaatattttaaaaacaaaatttcatggttttagatgatgttttaaagtggtttaacaaaatcatttttaagtttCTAGTTTATATAAAGTCATctaaaaacttattaaaatcaaattatctcaaactttaaattgaATACACCTTCGAAATTATCAAAACATGATGAAAGCATAatatttacaccaaaaaagACATGATGAAAGTTTCTTTAGAAGAATTTATTTATGAGACAccaaaaaaatacttataattttatgtttatattcaaaagactatattaatacaattttgtgCTGAAAACTACTAATGCGGATATTCTTGTAGTTATTCTAGAATGAAGTAttgttagagaaaaaaaaagttactccTGCAAAATTCCAAATGCATGTGATGTGCTAGAGTGCACTAACGAAAACCACAAGGCAATATATCGACAAAACATCAAGAGAAGGAAACCAACTAAATTTCACAAAATTCAATGTCAAAACACAGTGTCACACTTAAACGTGTATCCGCTCCACACATGTATTTTGTCTCAACAATTGCAATAACATATTTAAATTGAAACGTGTAGAAATTAGTTAGTCCTACAAAATTTTAACGTTCggtttattaataataaaataaatttttttttactgaacgTTTAATAACAGAAATATTTCACTCTTACAAAGTCAACGTCATAACTTGCTCAACACTTTCCTTCCTTTCATCTTATCTTGAAGCTGAATGGATTAAATTGAATTGACCATATACTACGATTTTTGAGAgacttttctttatattttgaaagCTAATCTATGTATTTAtaacctatatatataataagccTATAATATTCTTATAACTTGAGATTGTAATGGAGATTCATACTTATAACAACGGTGAAAAATGTCAAGATGGTGTTACCTAAACAACAGAAACTTCCAGTTTTTATCAACTATTGCTTATCCTTAGCATGGTGAAGTTTGTTTTCTATCTATTCATTTAAGTCTTTCAGTAGTCATATAACTCGTGTCATTTCCATAGCTCCTAAAGTGGGAATGCTTTTTGGGATGGCTAAACCTAAACGTTCTTGTGAGAATGTTCAATATTTTATTGAGACATCACAGAGCTTCTCTTTACAGTCTGGCCGAAATCTATCGCTCCTACGAAGATTATATCCAAAAATAACATcgtatattttaattgtttccagtttttactttttagaaaattattttggtaGATGATTTATTTTCAGTTCTCACTCAAtacaatctttttaaatttttttaaacaatcttTTAGACAAGAAGTAGAACAAGAAAGTTGATGTCGAAGCATTCATTCGATCGAGCTCAAACTACCATTAACGTCATTACTCATTAAGTGTAAAGTTTATTCTAGCGCCAATATAGATCCCCTTCATTCAATGCTTATTTACCAGCTTTTGATGTATACATGAATTAAGTTTCTAGAAAGTCAGCTTTCAATATACATAAAATGTTTGGAATTATTTTACAGACATCCTCTACAATTTATGGTAACAAAGGATGAATCAAATCACAATTTCtgtaaataatacaaaatatactataaataagattattttattttatctccCCTGTTATGCTCATCTATGAACATATAATTGGATGCAAGATATTATGTAATCAAgattaaatagtttcaaaacgCTTAACCTATTACACAAACCATGACAAAAGTTGTAGTACATTAATGTATTgacaaacaaattaaaatataataagagaCCCTCGAAACCATTGACCCACCATGCATTATGAAAAACCACCGAACCGTAACACTTTTTGAATAAATTACATACAAAAGACCAATTCATAATCACTTCcttaattatacatttatactaATCAACTCAGATTTGAAGATAAGCATTGTCACTCTTTCTTCGCCTATAAGTTcaactcttctctctcttcataTCTTTCTACTTTAATTATCTTCTTCCTTTCTTCAgcaaaactttttattttattttttctggttgaagtttttgttttattgcttTAGCAAGAAGCGAGACTGGCCTTATCTGTACCTTTCTCTTTGCCATTAAAAGCCCTCCATTTTTTCTTCCATAGATTCTTATTTTCTCTGATTTTCTGTTTGAGCTTTTCTTGAATTCGCTATTTTTcgtaattttcattttcttgtagTTTTGATTCTTACACACGCTTATGTTTTATTCCTTGCAGAGAAACTCGTCCATGGAATCTCcagcaagcaaatcctccaccgtgaAGAAGGTAGAATTTCCGCCTCGTCGGGGAAGAGTGAAGAGAGAGATCTTCGGCGTTTTGGCCAGTTCCATCGTTTCCGCCGCCGTGAGGGCCGGTGGAGTGTTCGGGAAGAACGCTGAAGGTGACGGTGGTGTCTCTTCTTCCGCCACCGCCACTCCTCCGAGCGGATACACCTCCGACCAGAACACCGAAACCACTTAAAGCAAGAAAACATATAAAGATATAATTACGAAGGTGCCACTGGTTTTTTTAACCACCATGGCATGACACTACTATGCGGTTCTGTTCgtttttttaaaacagaacTCTGCTTTCTCCAGATCCGGTTcggtttaatttattttgtggtTTGTTTTAATTTGGTGTGGTCGTCCGGTTTAACTTCGGTTTTTGGTGGGTTAAACTGGGTATACGTTTATGGGTGTGGTTAATTTGCtttgttaaacaaaaatatctcCCTAATCTGTTGTTTCTACGTGTTTTTTTAAGTGGAGTAATGATGTCCTCTGggagatatttttgttttgtttgtttttggtttgttttggtTTGATCACCTTGTATTAGTTTGCTTTTTTTAATCTCTCTGTGTATTCTAAATACAATGTATAATTAAGCgtgttttgtattatttttgccttttaaacttaaaataatatagtatAAACATGATGTATTGATGTTCAGAAGAAATAAATCCATGCAAGTAAAACTTACTTCAAAAGTAAAGATCGTcatgaaaaacaaaacttatatttaataaatctgtctttttgtttctcttagtttttatttgtttaattttgttgGTGAGTGGTGGTGATGGGACCTAGTTTAATAAGTTAGGCTAAAAGTACGATTGCCAAGCCAGCCACCTTCACTTTTTCTCTATTCTATTAGTATCTTTCGTTTTCTCAGTATGAATATGCTTATGAAATTGAAAAGAACACAAGACAGGCTTTAATACAAGATAGCCTGTTAAGGATTAGCTAAATCAtaattctttctttcttttctaatAACTCAAATTCGTCTCAGTATATATGTGTTGCTATTTAATTATTAGTATACTAAAGTGCATCAAAATATGTTATGAAAATAAAGCAATCATAATTTGACACTTGGACACAAAACATATGATCAATATGTAGACATACCCCAATGctcaaaaaaaacacaattatcaTCTCTCTGAGTGATTATGTTGAAAAActctaacataatttttttttaaactaaaatatgataaaacatTTGCATTGTGTAGATAATTAAAAGActcatatcaaataaatttagcTGTTGAAACGTAAAGAAAATCACAACACAAGTTAGTTGTTGAATAAACCCACGAAAAAGAACTAAAATTTGGAGGATGAGAACAAATGTGAGAATATATGAAGGCATATTCCAAGTTCCTGATGATTATCAGAAGAGAAATAAGAACATCAACTTAAAGAAAAAGGTGctattaaaatatatgatttattagtGTTTCGAATTAATAAACCAAGCTGAACCGAATTCggaaaaataatatatgcaaaccgaaccgaaattttacttctttttaagaaaataatctcttaaaatatttttcctcaaaaagaaaatattgacTTCAACGGCAAACATGCGATAAGGGTAAGGGAAGCAAAAATGTGGTTGTCAAGCTTCTTAGCTTCTCCCAAACTTACTCTATtgccatcatcttcttcttcttcttcttcccctgcACATCCAAAGATCCAAACTCTCCTCTGCTTTACTCAAAATCCTTCGTCCACTGTTGGGATCAATGTCAGCAAGAGACACTTAAACATCTCGATTCTCACGCTCTTGTTCAATGGTGGGTTCTTGCTGGATAAGGCAAAGTCCATCTCAGAATCAAGAGATCATCTTCAAACATACACTGATTCAAAGGATGGCTTCACTCTTCTCGTTCCCTCTTCTTGGATTAAGGTAATTCCAATTACTTATTCCAAAAATGCTGATAAGTGATAACACACTTGTGGCTCATGAGCCAATGTTCTGTTCAAAGGTGGAGAAAGCAGGAGCCAATGTTCTGTTTGAAGAACCAGACAAGCGAAGCAACAACATAGGAGTTGTGGTCAGTCCTGTCCGTATAAACAGTCTTCAAGACTTTGGCTCTCCTCAGTTTGTAGCTGATAAACTCATCAACGCAGAAAAGCGAAaggtaattaaaataaataaaagagattttCAATAGAAGCTTTTTTGTGACTTAGCTTTGTTTTGGTGTTGTAATCAGGAAAGCACAAAGGAAGCAGAAGTTGTATCAGTAGGAGAAAGGTCAGGACAAGGACAAGTGTATGAGTTTGAATACAAAATTGATAGCACGAGAGGAGGTATCAAAAGGGTTTTCTCGGCTGCTTTTGTGAGCTCTAAGAAGCTTTATCTATTGAACGTTGTTCATTCAGACAATCCAGAGAATCCATTGGATTATAGTACGAGGTTGTTGCTAGAACAAGTTCTTCACTCCTTTGATGCTTTACCTCTCACATAACCCATCTTTCTTGTAAAGCCCATTTTCTGTTTATGGGTTTATTTTTGGATTGATGGGCTTATGTTTCAATCTATAAAACCCAATAAGTTTGAAATTTCTTTGCGGTGGCTTACGTAACTtcctctatttttattttatttatgataaAAGCATTCTTTCTCCGCTTGTATTCATTTATTTGTCttattttcagattattatCAAGAGTATCTTAATCTCCTCTTCTCTGATCTAAAACCACATatcatgtaatattaattttatttcaaacattatTCATTTTTGAGCTACATTAgttattttttcaattgaagTAATAAGTATGGACTTGTATTTATGTATGTATTTGTTTGAGGACCCAGAACACAAAAATCTCATAAAAAGAATCCAACCGTTAATTAATTGTGCTGAAAAATTAAATGGCACATGTGAAAAGTGGGTATGTGTGAATGATAAATTGATTAATTTTAGGACAAAATTATCATATATTACGGTATATTTTTCTGTTAATCAACAGTACAAttgatgctgatgatgatgatatagATGTTAATAATTATGGTAAATTGGTAATAATCACCCTAATAATTCACCAAGTAGACGTACAGAGGTAAACTCTTCAATTTTCCTACTGAaaataataaagagaaaattaCCTAGACTAACTAACCTATGATTTATAAGAAATAACTAGAGTAACCCATCAAATTTGTTAATACTCACATAACCTATTAATCaactaaataatttaatattccCAAAATTACccttttagaatttgatttaaAACAGTTTTACTTTCCTAATTTACTTGAAAATTAaatcttttaaattattaaattattgaactaaattaaacattcCAAATTAAACTTTGAGTAATAATTTACTTTCCTAATTTACTTTATGattgttgttttatatattagtgatcttagtaaaataaagaaatttgaaaTAGCAACTTCACTTTAGTTTTTTTCCCTTGTCGTCATAGAAACATCACATTGAGTTTCCAGCCAAAAGTGAGTTATAGATCGTGACCAAGTAAACTAGGACTTCGATATACATCCATCTTCAAACTACCACAATGAGTTAGGTTTTTGAATTTGACTCTTCTTCCTCTAATCCATTATATATCTGTTTTTTTATGAACTCATgttattttcattctttttcaaTAACGTgtctgttttttaatttttttttttaattttttttagtgttgttttattaACTTGCGAGATTCTTTAGTTAAGgttgaatattttattaatgcaGATTTTATGCTAATGTACAAATATCTCATTGGTTTAAAAGAAATCTACCAAATTAACATGTACAGTTTGTTAGTATGTACTTAATGTTAATCCACTGATTATCAGCAGACGTCATATCAATCAAGCAGACAATACTCTAGCATGTGGATCATCACCATACAACAAACTAATCTATT is from Brassica napus cultivar Da-Ae chromosome A4, Da-Ae, whole genome shotgun sequence and encodes:
- the LOC106446888 gene encoding psbP domain-containing protein 2, chloroplastic; the encoded protein is MWLSSFLASPKLTLLPSSSSSSSSPAHPKIQTLLCFTQNPSSTVGINVSKRHLNISILTLLFNGGFLLDKAKSISESRDHLQTYTDSKDGFTLLVPSSWIKVEKAGANVLFEEPDKRSNNIGVVVSPVRINSLQDFGSPQFVADKLINAEKRKESTKEAEVVSVGERSGQGQVYEFEYKIDSTRGGIKRVFSAAFVSSKKLYLLNVVHSDNPENPLDYSTRLLLEQVLHSFDALPLT
- the LOC106446889 gene encoding uncharacterized protein LOC106446889; the protein is MFYSLQRNSSMESPASKSSTVKKVEFPPRRGRVKREIFGVLASSIVSAAVRAGGVFGKNAEGDGGVSSSATATPPSGYTSDQNTETT